In the genome of Cynocephalus volans isolate mCynVol1 chromosome 10, mCynVol1.pri, whole genome shotgun sequence, the window GTGGCCTGGACATGTGAATTTTTAAGGAAGGGATTCCCCAGGAAGTTCTGATATACTGCCGGAAGTCAGGCCCGACTTGGCCAGGCTCTTGAGGCTCcaacccccctctcccccctgGAGTTCTAGAAAGGCATGGTACCCTGAATCCTGAAGGTggtggggagccctgggaggggtTGAGGCACTGTGGTGGGTTGTTTTCTCCTTTGGTGCCTGGCACCTTGCCCATTGGAGCCATGCTACCTGCAGAACCAGCTGGCTGCCTGCACGCGGGCCCTGGAGAGCTCCGAGGAGCTTCTAGAGACAGCCAACCAGACCCTGCAGGCCACGGACAGTGAGGACTTTCCTCAGGTGGGCGTCCCTGATGCTTTACCCAtaaggttgccagataaaatatagtgTGCTCACTTAAATCTGCTTTTCAGGTTAGCGACgagtaattttttagtataagtgtgACCCACCCGTGGAATATTTTAGCATAAGTGTGCCCTGAAGATTGCACAAGacatacactaaaaaaaaaagtatttgttgttgATCTGAAATTAAGATTTATCAATGAATAATTTCTTTAGTATGTCACATGCAGTGTTTAGTGTAAGTATATCCCAAATATCACaggacatacttacactaaaaaaaatcattatttatcTAATGCCAGTTTAACTGGGTGCCCtggtttttatttgctaaagCTGCCAACTGTATGTACTGGGCACTGGGCAGGAGGTTGGGGTGCGGTTGGGGACATGTTTTTGCCTTCCTATCCCTTCAGGGTACAGCctagaaggaggaaggagggtttCTTCCTCAGTGCTGGGGGACTTTGGCAAATGGCTACTATGCTGGGCCTCAGTCTTCCTGTCTGTATAGTGGCTCTCTGATTTGGTCGAGACAagtctttgaattttattctgtctctctctctaggCTGCAAAGCAAATCAAAGATGGGTAAGATGCTGGGATCTGGCCCTCACCCCAGTGCCCTGCCCCTGGTGTGAAGGTGGGACACCCAGGTGAACAGCACTGGACCGGAACACGGGGGAGGGGGTCCCACATCTTGGACGAccaggcctggggctgccctgagaCCCCTGCCAGCAGGCTACCTCTACCTCCTTCCCTGCAGTGTGACAATGGCCCCTGCCTTCCGGCTGTCATTGAAAGCCAAGGTCAGCGACAACATGAGTCACCTCATGGTGGACTTTGCACAGGAGCGGCAGATGCTACAGGCGATCAAGTTCCTTCCTGGTGAGAGGGGAACTCACTGGAGGGCCAGGATTTCAGGGAAATGGCCTGGGAGTCTGGGAAGCCCTGAGAGGGGGCCTGGAGTATGGATGAGTGTGAATCCTCGGAAGGCCCCGCCCCAGGGTGGAGCCATAGTGAAGCCCCACCCACCCGGTAGCAAAGACTTGGGAAAACCCTGCTCCCAGTGGTGAAGCCTTAAGAAGGCTACGCCCCTTGGGGAAAACGGCATTGTGAGAAAGACCCCCTGGTAGTAGAGCCCCAGAGAGAGCCGTGCCCCCAGTTGGTAGAGAATTCTGGAGAAGTTCTGTTTTCTTGATGGAAACTTGAGAAAGCtctacccccctccccacccctttgTGGAACCCTGAGGTGGCCCCGCCCTCAAGACTATATCATGTGGGTGGGCGGGTCTCTGGCAagtcctctcccccaccccaccccgggtTCGGAGCCTGACCCCCTCTCCCTTCTGTCTTGGGCAGTGCCCAGCGCACCAGTGATCGACTTGGCTGAGTCCCTGGTGGTGGATAACTGTGTGACCCTGGTGTGGCGCATGCCGGAGGAGGACAGCAAGATTGACCACTTCGTGCTGGAGTACCGGCCGACCAACTTCGAGGGCCCACCCCGCCTCAAGGAGGACCAGGCGTGGATGGTCATCGAGGAGATACGGCAGACAGAGTACACCCTGACAGGTGCGGTCAGTGCCCTGAGGTCACCCCTGAGGGCTCCCATTTTCCCGTCAGTCAACCGGGGCCTTCTTGACGATCCCCAAAGCTTATGAGAGATGAGAGTAGCCTGGTCGGGCTGATCAGGAATATCAGAAAGTAACACTAATGGAAGCGATACGGGTGACAGCTAAGCGTTTTACTCATGCATAACGGGCATGCTTATGatgaccattttacagatgaggaaactgaggcacaggaagtgAAGGCACCCTTGTGTGTCCCCCTCTTATCTCTACTATCCagcagccattcattcattctaattttttttgttttgttttttaaagatgaccggtaaggggatcttaacccttgacttggtgttgtcagcatcacgctttcccaagtgagccacgggctggcccccattCTAATTTTTTGAGCGCTTGCAGTATACCATGCTCTGTCCTCGCAGCGGTGAACAGAGCAGAGGAAAATCTCTCCCTTCCCGCTGGTGTCCCGGGAGCACCTTCCCAGTATTtggtttcatttgtttgtttttgatccaaacccttgaccttggtgttgcaaggtggcgctctatccaactgagctaaccggccagcccatctGAATTTCTTTGACAGTGATAAGAAATCAAAAAGCCTGGGGGATCCACGTGGCTGGTGGGGGGGTGGGTCTGCAGGAGGATAACCCTGGGGGTCCCTAATGAGTTTAAGAAGCCATTCTGAGCCAGGGGAATCCCTCAGGGGCGGGTAGTCTTGCTGACATGCTAACTATCACCCGTCACTAGCTTGCTCTTGGACTGTAATCAGCCTGCTGGTTATCTGTAATTATCTTACATGGTTAATAATGAGCATGCTAATTGCAGGGAGATAAAGTCACCAGCCAGCTAGAGGGACTGAGAAGCTGTTGGTTTATCCTTTGTATAGGAATCAAAATAAACACACCCCATTAGGATTCCTCAAACCTTTCCTCCAGGCactcctttttgttttattttgttttattgtgacttcttattttgaaataattatagacaggaaattgaaaaaaaaaaaagtacagggaGACACATGTCCCCTGCATCCAACTTTTGCCAACAGTGGCAGCTTACATAACTAGAGTTCAATGTCAAAACGGGGAAATTGACCTGGGTACAATCTGCATAGTATATTCACCTTTCACCTGTTTTGCACGCACCcctctgtgcgtgtgtgtataatTCCGTATGGTTTCCTCTCACGTGTAAATTTGTGTAACCACCATGGTCAAGGTATAGATCTGTTTTATCACAAGGCTCCTGGATGCTACCTCTTTATAGCCACACCTGCCCACATTTTACAGACTTCCTAGTGAGTGAATTCCTCGGGGCAGGAAGTTGGATCCATCAAAAGCTATGCAGCAGTGAGGATTCTGATGAATGCGGTTCACTTATGCGGTTCACTTATGTGGTTATTTGCAATCCATCTACTGTTCTGTGGATTGCTTCAAAAGACAGGAGGGGCTTGGTTGTGTTTAGGATTTATGCTCCTTGACTCGTGCTATCCTCCTGTGAACCTTGCTCGGTGTGGAGCATACGATTGCCAGTTTGCAgtgaaggaaactgaggtacaggagTCCAGACCTCTGATAGCCAGATGGGTTTCATATTTCTAAAGTTGAGCATTCTGGACGGGAGTCTTAGCTCCGGGGCAGTGAATGGGTATTGCTGAGCGTGCCGCTGAACTCTCAGAAAAGAGCAGccaaaggagaagggagaggcaGTCTGGACAGGCACCCGGAGGAGGTGGCAGCCAGGCAGAGGCCTGAAACAGAACGGGTGGTGGGAACagtcttccaggcagagggaatagcctACTCAAGGGCTCAGAGGCCAGAGTACTGAGACTTTGTGTCTAGAACTGGTTAAGTTTGCAGAGAAAACTACATTTGCAGGAGAAGTGAGAGGAAGAATGTACTTTACCCCCAGGACAAGGGGAGCTATGGGAGGTTTCAGAGCAGGGGCTGTCCACTGCTATATGCGATGCTTGGAGAAAAGGCATCCTGGTggcggtggggggtgggggatgttcAGGAGTTCACTAGACATGTGGGTCTGGGCTAGAGGCTGGGCCATAGGTGCTGTGGGTGGACAGGTGGCACCCAAAGGGTGGGAAGGGGACAGTGTGCAGAGAAACATGAACAGGGATCCTGAACCAAGCCAAATGCGCTGGCAAATTTTCCCATGAGGCACATCCTCCTAGCTGGGCAGCTCAGAGAAAAGAGCCACTGTGCTTGCTATTGTACCAAAGTCCCAGGGCCAATTCCGATTGGCCACCTTGGGTCATGTGCCTATCCCTGAACCAGTCACTGTGACTGGGTCATAAAGCATTCTGATTGGCCAGCCTGGGTTGGAGTCTGAGTCAAGTAACCCATAACCCCACAAGTAGATGAGGGCAAGGATCGTTTCTCAGGGGTAAGATGTGGTTTGTAAGGTGCTCCTTTGAATAGGGGTGGTGGTGGGATTACTGTGGGACGTGGTGGGCTCTTAACCTTTGCTCGGAGTCTCAGAGAGAGCACAGTGTTGAGATCCCTCTCTTGCCTCTCAGGTCTCAAGTTTGACATGAAATACATGAACTTCCGGGTGAAGGCCTGTAACAAGGCAGTTGCAGGCGAGTTCTCTGAGCCAGTGACCCTGGAGACACCAGGTGACGGCTCCCACCCCTACCCCGCCCCTGACTccacagcccctccctccccaggccccaGGGACCAGTGTGTCATGAGAATCCTCTCATCAGGGTTCTGTGGCCCTTGTTGCCctggctgccaggaagctcaaagttcaAAGCTCAGTCCACAGTGGTTTCCTTAGCCTGCGTGTGTGGTATAACCCTgcttttgtcctttgcttctgaAGTTGATCCTATTATACCTGGATGGTTtttatacacagacacacacactctctttttttttatctgaaaaatagatTAGTCCTTTGTAGAGCTGGGGATGGGATATCAGTAGTGAAGACAGATTCCACAGCCTCCCACAGTGACACCTTTGCATTTCCTGCTAGGAAGTCCTTCTGCAGTCTAGCCTAACTCCGTCATGCTGTAGTCCACCCCCTTTCCTGAGATTAATCCTCAGTGGAACCACAGGGCAGCGCAATTGGTTTGAAAATGCCTCCAGTCCTGGGAAATGTTTAGGCAACAACCCCTCGGCCTCCACTCCTCTGGCCCCATGTtctgtcccctctcccctcccccaccttgtCTGTCTTGTGTCTTTCTGCCTGTCCATCTCTGAGACATCTGTCCCTCTTGGAGCCTTTGTCTGTCagtctctctatctctgtctccttttctctttctgttctctgtcCCTGTCTTGGTCTGTCTTGGTCATTGTCTATCTCTCTGTGTCCTCTGGGTTTCCCCACCTCTGTGACTCCCGCGTCTGCCTGGCCCCAGCGTACATGTTCCGCCTGGATGCGTCCACATCCCACCAGAACCTGCGGGTGAATGATTTCTTCGTGGAGTGGGACGCTATGGGCGGGAAGGTGCAGGATATCAAGGCTCGCGAGAAAGATGGCAAGGGGCGGACGGCGTCTCCCGTCAACTCCCCAGCCAGGtagcctgtcccctcccctccctgagtCTCTGGTGGAAGACATCAAGCTGGACATGGACACACAGAGTCCGCTGTGGtcagggctggggtggagggaggggcccAGGGCTGGAGGAGCCCAGAGAGTGAATGAAGGGGAGAGGAGACTTTGGACAGGGTTTTGACAGTTGAATAGGAGTTTTCCAGGCACAGGCGTGTTCTGACATGAACATGAAGGACGCAGTGTATGGAAAGAGCCAGATACTGTCAGAGATGGACCAAATGTCCACAGTGGCTGGGGTGGACCAGGGAAGCTGTCATATGGGGAAGGCAAGAGCTGAATCGAGCCCTTTTCCCTCCCCGCTACCCACAGAGGTGCTCCGTCTCCCAAGAGGATGCTCTCAGGTCGTGGGGGACGGGATCGCTTCACAGCCGAGTCCTACACAGTGCTGGgtaaggaagggga includes:
- the FSD1 gene encoding fibronectin type III and SPRY domain-containing protein 1 isoform X1; translated protein: MEDQREALRKIITTLAVKNEEIQSFIYSLKQMLLNVEANSTKAQEDLEAEFQSLISLLEERKEGMLMKIKQDRASRTYELQNQLAACTRALESSEELLETANQTLQATDSEDFPQAAKQIKDGVTMAPAFRLSLKAKVSDNMSHLMVDFAQERQMLQAIKFLPVPSAPVIDLAESLVVDNCVTLVWRMPEEDSKIDHFVLEYRPTNFEGPPRLKEDQAWMVIEEIRQTEYTLTGLKFDMKYMNFRVKACNKAVAGEFSEPVTLETPAYMFRLDASTSHQNLRVNDFFVEWDAMGGKVQDIKAREKDGKGRTASPVNSPARGAPSPKRMLSGRGGRDRFTAESYTVLGDTLMDGGEHYWEVRYERDSKAFGVGVAYRSLGRFDQLGKTAASWCLHVNNWLQISFTAKHANKVKALDAPVPDCLGVHCDFHQGLLSFYNARTSQLLHTFKAKFTQPLLPAFTVWCGSFQVTTGLQVPSSVRCLQKRGSATSSSNTSLT
- the FSD1 gene encoding fibronectin type III and SPRY domain-containing protein 1 isoform X2 codes for the protein MEDQREALRKIITTLAVKNEEIQSFIYSLKQMLLNVEANSTKAQEDLEAEFQSLISLLEERKEGMLMKIKQDRASRTYELQNQLAACTRALESSEELLETANQTLQATDSEDFPQAAKQIKDGVTMAPAFRLSLKAKVSDNMSHLMVDFAQERQMLQAIKFLPVPSAPVIDLAESLVVDNCVTLVWRMPEEDSKIDHFVLEYRPTNFEGPPRLKEDQAWMVIEEIRQTEYTLTGLKFDMKYMNFRVKACNKAVAGEFSEPVTLETPAYMFRLDASTSHQNLRVNDFFVEWDAMGGKVQDIKAREKDGKGRTASPVNSPARGAPSPKRMLSGRGGRDRFTAESYTVLGDTLMDGGEHYWEVRYERDSKAFGVGVAYRSLGRFDQLGKTAASWCLHVNNWLQISFTASCLSTMPAPVNCCIRSRPSSHSRCCLLSRYGVAASR